One part of the Longimicrobium sp. genome encodes these proteins:
- a CDS encoding methanol/ethanol family PQQ-dependent dehydrogenase gives MFSPSSTSVRSGVRRLPLALCACAVLLAACKEGNEPEDQPSTVPGPSATPPTEVRGAATPDDGQWLMASKDYANTRFSGLAQITAQNVASLKLAWTFTTGNTRGHEGAPLVVGNTMYVVTPFPNFLYALDLTRQGEVKWSYRPPFERSAPGVACCDLVNRGAAYADGRLFYVTLDNQAVAVDAATGREVWRVKLGDINRGETMTMAPLVVKGKVIVGNAGGEMGVRGWVQALDAGTGRTVWKAYNTGPDPDVLIGPGFRPFYASDRGNNLGVTTWPPDMWKTGGATVWGWVSYDPRLDLIYYGTGNPGPWNPAQRPGDNKWSAGIFARDPDDGQARWFYQWAPHDLFDYDGINENILVDLPIGGRTVQALLRAERNGYVYVMDRGTGQVLSADPYVYITSTKGVDLKSGRLQYASEKEPRIGEVTREICPAAPGAKDWQPAAWSPRTRLLYMPHQNLCMDWESVEANYIAGTPFVGANVRFYGGPGGHRGEFTAWDPVGRRAVWKLRERFPVWSGALATAGDVVFYGTMDRWFKAVDARTGRLLWQFRTGSGIIGQPITFRGPDGKQYVAIFDGVGGWSGAVVSGDLSPQDPTAGGGFVGAMQDLPQYTSKGGTLYVFSLP, from the coding sequence GGCGTCCGCCGGCTCCCGCTCGCGCTCTGCGCCTGCGCCGTCCTCCTCGCCGCGTGCAAGGAGGGGAACGAGCCCGAAGACCAGCCGAGCACCGTCCCCGGCCCCTCCGCCACGCCGCCCACCGAAGTGCGGGGCGCCGCCACGCCCGACGACGGGCAGTGGCTGATGGCGTCGAAGGACTACGCCAACACGCGCTTCAGCGGGCTCGCCCAGATCACCGCGCAGAACGTCGCCAGCCTCAAGCTGGCGTGGACCTTCACCACCGGGAACACGCGCGGCCACGAGGGCGCCCCCCTCGTGGTCGGCAACACCATGTACGTGGTGACGCCGTTCCCCAACTTCCTCTACGCGCTGGACCTCACCCGCCAGGGCGAGGTGAAGTGGAGCTACCGCCCGCCCTTCGAGCGCTCGGCGCCGGGGGTGGCCTGCTGCGACCTGGTCAACCGCGGCGCCGCCTACGCCGACGGGCGCCTCTTCTACGTCACCCTCGACAACCAGGCCGTCGCCGTCGACGCCGCCACCGGCCGCGAGGTGTGGCGCGTGAAGCTGGGCGACATCAACAGGGGCGAGACGATGACCATGGCCCCCCTGGTGGTGAAGGGGAAGGTCATCGTCGGCAACGCCGGCGGCGAGATGGGGGTGCGCGGGTGGGTCCAGGCGCTCGACGCCGGCACCGGGCGCACCGTCTGGAAGGCGTACAACACGGGCCCCGACCCCGACGTGCTGATCGGCCCCGGCTTCCGGCCCTTCTACGCCAGCGACCGGGGGAACAACCTGGGCGTGACCACCTGGCCGCCCGACATGTGGAAGACCGGGGGCGCCACCGTGTGGGGGTGGGTGTCGTACGACCCGCGGCTGGACCTGATCTACTACGGCACCGGCAACCCCGGCCCCTGGAACCCCGCCCAGCGCCCCGGCGACAACAAGTGGTCGGCCGGCATCTTCGCGCGCGACCCCGACGACGGGCAGGCGCGCTGGTTCTACCAGTGGGCCCCGCACGACCTGTTCGACTACGACGGGATCAACGAGAACATCCTGGTCGACCTCCCCATCGGCGGGCGCACCGTGCAGGCGCTGCTGCGCGCCGAGCGCAACGGCTACGTGTACGTGATGGACCGCGGCACCGGCCAGGTGCTCTCCGCCGACCCCTACGTCTACATCACCTCCACGAAGGGCGTGGACCTCAAGAGCGGCCGGCTCCAGTACGCCAGCGAGAAGGAGCCGCGCATCGGCGAGGTGACGCGCGAGATCTGCCCCGCCGCGCCGGGGGCCAAGGACTGGCAGCCCGCCGCCTGGAGCCCGCGCACGCGCCTCCTCTACATGCCGCACCAGAACCTGTGCATGGACTGGGAGTCGGTGGAGGCCAACTACATCGCGGGCACGCCGTTCGTGGGCGCCAACGTGCGCTTCTACGGCGGCCCCGGCGGCCACCGCGGCGAGTTCACCGCGTGGGACCCGGTGGGGCGCCGCGCCGTGTGGAAGCTCCGCGAGCGCTTCCCCGTGTGGAGCGGCGCGCTGGCGACCGCGGGCGACGTGGTGTTCTACGGCACGATGGACCGCTGGTTCAAGGCGGTGGACGCGCGCACCGGCAGGCTGCTCTGGCAGTTCCGCACCGGCTCGGGGATCATCGGCCAGCCGATCACCTTCCGCGGCCCCGACGGCAAGCAGTACGTGGCGATCTTCGACGGCGTGGGCGGCTGGTCGGGCGCCGTCGTCTCGGGCGACCTCTCGCCGCAGGACCCCACCGCGGGCGGCGGCTTCGTGGGCGCCATGCAGGACCTGCCGCAGTATACGAGCAAGGGCGGGACGCTGTACGTGTTCTCGCTGCCGTGA
- a CDS encoding substrate-binding domain-containing protein — protein sequence MALIAVLATTLSACSEGRTLRVCADPNNLPFSNAAGEGFENRIAELVARDLGAKVRYTWWAQRRGFVRNTLRAGACDLVAGVPSSYELVQTTRPYYRSTYVFAYRGGRGLHLRSFDDPALRTLKIGVPLLGDDYANAPPAHALARRGIVGNLRGYSVYGDYREPNPPARIMDALAAGEIDVAVVWGPLAGWWAREHRVPLEIVPVEPQVDLPFFPMVYDISMGVRRGDATLRAEVDEVLRRRRAEIDAILDRYGVPRVETPRVASAP from the coding sequence GTGGCGCTGATCGCCGTCCTCGCGACGACGCTCTCCGCGTGCTCCGAGGGCAGGACCCTCCGCGTCTGCGCCGACCCCAACAACCTCCCGTTCTCCAACGCGGCGGGCGAGGGGTTCGAGAACCGCATCGCCGAGCTGGTGGCGCGCGACCTGGGGGCGAAGGTGCGCTACACCTGGTGGGCCCAGCGCCGCGGCTTCGTCCGCAACACGCTGCGCGCCGGCGCCTGCGACCTGGTGGCCGGCGTCCCCAGCAGCTACGAGCTGGTGCAGACCACCCGGCCCTACTACCGCTCCACCTACGTCTTCGCCTACCGCGGCGGCCGCGGGCTCCACCTCCGCTCGTTCGACGACCCGGCGCTGCGCACGCTGAAGATCGGCGTCCCCCTCCTGGGCGACGACTACGCGAACGCGCCGCCCGCGCACGCGCTGGCCCGGCGGGGGATCGTGGGCAACCTGCGCGGCTACAGCGTCTACGGCGACTACCGCGAGCCCAACCCGCCGGCGCGCATCATGGACGCGCTGGCGGCCGGCGAGATCGACGTCGCCGTGGTCTGGGGGCCGCTGGCCGGGTGGTGGGCGCGCGAGCACCGCGTCCCGCTGGAGATCGTCCCCGTGGAGCCGCAGGTCGACCTGCCGTTCTTCCCCATGGTCTACGACATCTCCATGGGCGTGCGCCGCGGCGACGCCACCCTGCGCGCGGAGGTCGACGAGGTGCTGCGCCGCCGCCGCGCCGAGATCGACGCGATCCTGGACCGCTACGGCGTGCCGCGCGTGGAGACGCCCCGGGTCGCGTCGGCACCATGA
- a CDS encoding c-type cytochrome, translating to MRCFAPTVLALAALLAACEREDRDFREVPPGSAAGGIVRTSGLQAGPPTPEATATVYEENAWAVSEGKRLFSWFNCAGCHSPGGGGSMGPPLIDDQWIYGSEPENIFQTIQQGRPNGMPSFKGRIGTADTWKLVAYVRSLSELTPFDTWSGRGDQLEDANPDPERRVTVKPPTQAPPP from the coding sequence ATGCGCTGCTTCGCCCCGACGGTGCTGGCCCTGGCGGCCCTGCTCGCCGCCTGCGAGCGCGAGGACCGCGACTTCCGCGAGGTGCCGCCGGGCTCCGCGGCCGGGGGGATCGTGCGCACCAGCGGGCTGCAGGCGGGCCCGCCCACGCCCGAGGCCACCGCCACCGTCTACGAGGAGAACGCCTGGGCGGTCTCCGAGGGGAAGCGCCTCTTCTCGTGGTTCAACTGCGCCGGCTGCCACTCGCCGGGGGGCGGGGGGAGCATGGGCCCGCCGCTCATCGACGACCAGTGGATCTACGGGAGCGAGCCCGAGAACATCTTCCAGACGATCCAGCAGGGGCGCCCCAACGGGATGCCCTCCTTCAAGGGCCGCATCGGCACCGCCGACACCTGGAAACTGGTGGCGTACGTGCGCTCGCTCTCCGAGCTGACGCCCTTCGACACCTGGTCCGGCCGCGGCGACCAGCTGGAGGACGCCAACCCCGACCCGGAGCGCCGCGTCACCGTCAAGCCGCCCACGCAGGCGCCGCCGCCGTGA
- the coxB gene encoding cytochrome c oxidase subunit II: MRSAVRRVLPLLRPAPAAAAAVLLAACGGRQNVLNPAGIQAERIENLFWPMLVVASAVWLIVMAALLYAVFHRRRDEIQPEEKERRMRRGVTTAVGATVAILVVFLLLDFFTGRAVATPQNRNILTITVTGHQWWWEATYVDPDESRHLTIANEIHIPVGRPVRLMLQSDDVIHSFWVPNLHGKKDLIPGYTTLTWLRADRPGVYRGQCAEFCGHQHAKMGLEVVAEPEAEFARWFEHQLTNARPPADSVTRRGLEVFLGNACVMCHTIRGTPAGGSVAPDLTHLASRRTIAAAVLPNNRGHLGGWITDPQRIKPGTRMPANPIDPKDLHALLSYLETLR, from the coding sequence GTGAGGTCCGCCGTGCGCCGCGTCCTTCCCCTCCTCCGCCCCGCGCCCGCCGCCGCGGCCGCCGTCCTCCTCGCCGCGTGCGGGGGACGGCAGAACGTGCTGAACCCGGCGGGGATCCAGGCGGAGCGCATCGAGAACCTCTTCTGGCCGATGCTGGTGGTGGCCTCCGCCGTGTGGCTCATCGTCATGGCGGCGCTCCTCTACGCCGTCTTCCACCGCCGGCGCGACGAGATCCAGCCCGAGGAGAAGGAGCGGCGGATGCGGCGCGGGGTCACCACCGCCGTGGGCGCCACGGTGGCGATCCTGGTGGTCTTCCTCCTCCTGGACTTCTTCACCGGCCGCGCGGTGGCCACGCCGCAGAACCGGAACATCCTCACCATCACCGTCACCGGTCACCAGTGGTGGTGGGAGGCCACCTACGTGGACCCCGACGAGAGCCGGCACCTGACCATCGCCAACGAGATCCACATTCCCGTCGGCCGGCCCGTGCGGCTGATGCTGCAGTCCGACGACGTGATCCACTCGTTCTGGGTGCCCAACCTGCACGGGAAGAAGGACCTGATCCCCGGCTACACCACGCTCACCTGGCTGCGCGCCGACCGGCCGGGCGTCTACCGCGGCCAGTGCGCCGAGTTCTGCGGGCACCAGCACGCCAAGATGGGCCTGGAGGTGGTGGCCGAGCCCGAGGCCGAGTTCGCCCGCTGGTTCGAGCACCAGCTCACCAACGCGCGGCCGCCGGCGGACTCGGTGACGCGCAGGGGGCTCGAGGTCTTCCTGGGCAACGCCTGCGTGATGTGCCACACCATCCGCGGCACGCCGGCGGGGGGGAGCGTGGCTCCGGACCTCACGCACCTGGCCAGCCGCCGCACCATCGCCGCGGCCGTGCTGCCCAACAACCGCGGGCACCTGGGCGGCTGGATCACCGACCCGCAGCGGATCAAGCCGGGGACGCGCATGCCGGCCAACCCGATCGACCCGAAGGACCTGCACGCCCTGCTCAGCTACCTGGAGACGCTCCGATGA